A single Ciona intestinalis chromosome 14, KH, whole genome shotgun sequence DNA region contains:
- the LOC113474877 gene encoding sushi, von Willebrand factor type A, EGF and pentraxin domain-containing protein 1-like produces MHLIFRAALCFVFVFTANALKCWDCNNAQSYNDCVINGRLKQCQPNQMSCQTEIRRDPQGIRISKGCKNTQACENNARNNPNLCKPEQHGSYCVCCCENDNCNRATSDCSKEPKCERPTNPANGAVSCPGNELLTLNQECTYSCNAGYILAGNTATRCTMTNTNTAALNSQPPTCRKAQCTPTPLNPENGVYECTDASYLESRCEYACNPGFAIVGEAVLTCTLKVGQASWSTPPPICQKVTCQPSQQPPLNGGISCTADNAIGSVCTFHCNAGYSVNGSAVSTCEDNFDGDTDGVWSSTPPTCYRQQCNPASVDPENGVYECNDGSYLGSRCEYRCNPGFAIVGVAVLTCTLTEGNPSWSTPPPICQIVSCDLQPPPTNGGVLCTEAHNVGSVCTYDCDAGYALNGSAVSRCVDDFDGDTDGVWTSPPPICFRHQCSPPLADPENGFYVCSDGSYLNSRCEYGCNPGFAIVGEAVLTCTLTEGSPSWSTPPPICQIVSCDLQPPPINGGVLCTAGHNFGSVCTFHCNAGYSVNGSAVATCQDNFDGDTDGVWSSPPPICQTETQDEIRDTEHTTPSPENEVTCSSLGTVVNGNYTCTDQFFSNSVCTFQCDTESGYHLIPANHINIRCLEDGSWDQDPPCCDRSCPPYAAMDFVLILDSSSSVKRRNWNIIKRFGKNILQAFDLGEETGRMAVFRYNKRVDTNTQILFKDHLKNRTSFFKDYDRIPYNGGGTLTGQALRHAKNVILAEENGNRPSVVDVVLTITDGRAQDDVGNISRELRANGALTYVIGVQPGNKKKLDENELLEIAGRKENMFLVTSGFAALDQQFAEKLSQSICTSQCGRPPVPIVSAEIQCLTSLSAPTNGSIVCSDGYNLGSRCEFACEVTPSQSFTLVGNTESVCLSEDGLTASWSHPAPTCIRTQCSQVPPIPNGRMTCLDGNFVNSVCTFHCETSNGYSVYPETNNEITCLSNGTWDKQVPCCSRQCPPYAAMDFVLILDSSSSVKRRNWNIMKRFGKNILNSFNLGDDTARMAVFRYNKRVDTNSQVQLKDFPTNKTKLFLAYDQIPYNGGGTLTGQALRHAKDVMFSEENGNRPGVVDVVLTITDGRSQDHVRNVSRALRANGVLTYVIGIQPGNNKKLDKNELLDIAGSRENMFLVTGGFSALDQQFAYKLSRSICTNQCGQERPGEITCDPEQTSLTNGGVTCTSSNHLNSECSFTCNDGYMLSGSATSTCNINLEDNEHGSWSNEPPVCQEILCTAQNGPMNGHTSCAGDVSIGTVCSFVCPSTYKLVGEASSTCEEVSGNPLGIWSNDVPSCQPIVCTPQQTAPTNGDVSCDDDNLLYSVCTFTCNSGHVLIGSPTIKCNFGNTTTDGVWNHDAAVCQEILCTAHAAPENGGTSCIGEVAIGTVCSFSCSEGYRLLGPSSSTCGENSNAGTWNKEAPTCKRLSCSPTPEAPSNGNVSCSDGDFINSICSFTCSTGFTIIGPTSTTCQTNDSSEVDWNKPAPVCQPIMCQPPQNAPTDGSVSCTNENHLDSVCTFTCSQSYAIIGAAVTSCMNDGNGDAMGEWSVLPPICERKRCPTPPSAPLNGFISCTPELYVGSSCEFECDQYHRPVGPLYITCVDQENAAPAFDNTAPVCERIECNAISSLKNGHINCTDDNFVNSVCTFQCDSSNGYFLFPANETTSTCLNDTTWNKPTPCCARSCPPYASMDFVMVVDSSSSIGRKNWRIMKEFGRNVLNTFVLAEDAARMAVFRYNRKVDNVTQVLLNDHIGDKDAFLAAYDRINYNGRGTWTGHALQHAKDVMLAAENGNRADIKDVVLTITDGRAQDNVVDISKQLRDMGVLTYAVGIVPGNKKAIDRNQLMAIAGSEENLFMVESGFQGLDEQFASKLARSICTNRCGSTLQ; encoded by the exons AACCCGAACCTTTGTAAACCGGAACAACACGGATCATATTGTGTATGTTGCTGTGAGAACGACAACTGCAACCGAGCAACGAGCGATTGCAGCAAAG AACCGAAATGCGAGAGACCTACAAACCCAGCAAATGGTGCCGTATCATGTCCTGGAAACGAACTGCTAACACTGAACCAGGAGTGTACATACAGCTGTAACGCAG GGTACATACTGGCAGGAAACACAGCAACCAGATGTACCATGACGAATACGAATACTGCAGCTCTTAACAGTCAACCACCGACGTGTAGAAAAG CTCAGTGCACTCCTACACCATTGAACCCGGAAAATGGAGTTTATGAATGCACGGATGCTTCATATCTTGAAAGTAGGTGCGAATATGCTTGTAACCCCGGATTCGCAATCGTTGGCGAAGCGGTATTGACTTGCACGCTTAAGGTGGGGCAGGCATCATGGTCCACACCTCCACCCATTTGCCAAA agGTGACTTGTCAACCGTCACAGCAACCGCCATTAAACGGTGGTATCTCGTGCACGGCTGACAATGCTATTGGGAGTGTCTGTACCTTTCATTGCAACGCTGGATACTCGGTCAACGGGAGTGCTGTTTCAACATGCGAAGACAACTTTGACGGTGACACAGACGGTGTTTGGAGTTCGACCCCACCGACATGCTACC gtCAACAATGCAATCCTGCTTCAGTGGACCCCGAAAATGGGGTTTATGAATGCAATGATGGTTCATATCTTGGAAGCAGATGCGAATACAGATGCAATCCAGGATTCGCAATCGTTGGTGTGGCAGTTTTGACTTGCACGCTTACTGAGGGAAACCCTTCATGGTCTACACCTCCACCTATTTGCCAAA TTGTGTCCTGCGACCTACAACCACCCCCAACAAACGGTGGGGTATTATGTACGGAAGCTCACAACGTTGGAAGTGTATGTACATATGATTGCGATGCGGGATATGCATTGAACGGCAGTGCTGTTTCAAGATGTGTAGATGACTTTGACGGCGACACAGACGGAGTTTGGACTTCGCCACCGCCGATATGCTTCC gtcACCAGTGTAGTCCTCCATTGGCAGACCCCGAAAATGGATTTTATGTATGCAGTGATGGTTCGTATCTTAATAGTAGATGCGAATACGGCTGTAACCCCGGATTCGCAATCGTTGGTGAAGCAGTTTTGACTTGCACGCTTACGGAGGGCAGCCCTTCATGGTCTACACCTCCACCTATTTGCCAAA TTGTTTCCTGCGACTTACAACCACCTCCAATAAACGGTGGCGTGTTGTGTACGGCTGGACATAACTTTGGAAGTGTCTGTACCTTTCATTGCAACGCTGGATACTCGGTCAACGGTAGCGCCGTTGCAACATGCCAAGACAACTTTGACGGCGACACAGATGGAGTTTGGAGCTCACCACCACCAATTTGTCAAACTGAAACGCAGGATGAGATTCGTGATACAGAACATACAACTCCAAGCCCCGAAAATG AAGTAACATGCAGCAGCCTCGGCACAGTTGTGAACGGCAACTACACTTGCACCGATCAGTTCTTCTCTAACTCTGTATGCACGTTCCAATGCGATACGGAAAGTGGTTATCATTTAATTCCGGCGAATCATATCAACATACGATGTCTGGAGGATGGTTCATGGGATCAGGACCCTCCATGCTGCGACA GAAGCTGTCCTCCGTATGCTGCTATGGACTTCGTTCTAATTCTTGATTCATCATCCTCTGTTAAACGAAGAAATTGGAACATAATAAAACGATTTGGCAAAAACATTCTTCA GGCATTTGATCTTGGGGAAGAAACTGGAAGGATGGCCGTTTTCCGATACAACAAAAGAGTTGACACCAACACgcaaatactttttaaagaCCATCTCAAAAATAGAACAAGTTTTTTCAAAGACTATGATCGCATACCTTATAACGGAGGGG GTACATTAACTGGGCAAGCATTGCGCCACGCTAAGAATGTTATATTAGCTGAAGAAAATGGCAACAGGCCTTCTGTTGTCGATGTTGTGTTGACCATTACTGATGGAAGGGCCCAAGATGATGTCGGTAATATTTCAAGAGAACTCAGAGCAAACGGAGCCTTG ACTTATGTCATTGGTGTACAACCtggcaataaaaaaaagttggaCGAAAACGAATTGCTGGAAATCGCTGGCAGGAAAGAGAATATGTTTCTGGTAACGTCAGGTTTTGCAGCATTGGATCAACAGTTTGCTGAGAAATTAAGTCAATCGATTTGCACAAGTCAGTGTGGAAGACCTCCAGTACCAATTGTATCAGCAG aaATTCAATGCTTGACATCTCTCTCTGCACCGACCAACGGTTCGATCGTTTGTTCTGATGGTTACAACTTGGGAAGTCGATGCGAGTTCGCATGTGAAGTCACTCCTTCGCAGTCGTTTACACTTGTCGGTAACACTGAGTCAGTATGTTTATCCGAGGATGGACTTACTGCTTCATGGTCGCACCCTGCCCCAACTTGCATTC GTACTCAGTGTAGTCAAGTTCCGCCGATTCCAAATGGAAGAATGACTTGCCTTGATGGAAACTTTGTCAACTCTGTTTGCACATTTCATTGCGAAACATCGAATGGCTATTCGGTCTACCCTGAAACCAACAACGAAATTACTTGTTTGAGCAACGGAACGTGGGACAAGCAAGTGCCATGCTGTAGCA GACAATGTCCTCCGTATGCAGCCATGGATTTTGTTCTCATTCTTGATTCTTCATCGTCGGTGAAAAGACGGAACTGGAATATTATGAAACgctttggaaaaaatatactCAA TTCCTTTAACCTGGGTGACGACACTGCAAGAATGGCTGTATTTAGATACAATAAAAGAGTGGATACCAATAGCCAAGTACAACTGAAAGACTTTCCCACCAACAAGACAAAATTATTCCTTGCGTACGATCAGATACCTTACAATGGAGGAG GTACACTAACGGGACAGGCTTTGCGTCACGCCAAAGATGTGATGTTTAGCGAAGAAAATGGGAACAGACCCGGAGTGGTTGATGTTGTTTTGACTATTACTGATGGACGGTCTCAAGATCATGTAAGGAATGTATCCCGGGCGCTTAGAGCAAATGGAGTTCTG ACATATGTCATCGGGATACAACCAGGAAACAATAAGAAGTTAGACAAGAATGAATTGCTCGATATTGCTGGAAGCAGAGAGAATATGTTTCTGGTGACGGGAGGGTTCAGTGCGTTGGACCAACAgtttgcttacaagttaagcAGAAGTATCTGTACAAACCAATGTGGCCAAGAACGACCTGGAG AAATAACTTGTGATCCTGAGCAAACATCGCTTACGAACGGGGGTGTTACTTGCACGAGTAGCAACCATTTAAACAGCGAATGTAGTTTCACATGTAACGATGGGTATATGTTGTCTGGATCGGCAACATCGACATGTAATATCAACCTAGAAGACAATGAACATGGATCTTGGAGCAACGAGCCACCAGTATGTCAAG AAATACTATGCACTGCTCAGAACGGCCCAATGAACGGCCACACAAGTTGTGCAGGTGATGTTTCTATTGGGACTGTGTGTTCTTTTGTATGTCCTTCCACATACAAATTGGTGGGTGAAGCTTCATCAACTTGCGAAGAAGTTTCAGGAAATCCACTTGGAATTTGGAGCAATGACGTTCCATCATGTCAAC CCATTGTGTGCACGCCTCAGCAAACAGCACCAACAAATGGAGATGTGTCTTGTGATGACGATAACCTTCTATATAGCGTGTGTACTTTCACTTGCAATAGTGGCCACGTCTTGATTGGATCACCAACGATAAAGTGCAACTTTGGTAATACTACCACTGATGGAGTTTGGAATCACGATGCTGCAGTTTGTCAAG aaatcTTATGTACTGCTCATGCGGCCCCTGAAAATGGTGGAACCAGTTGCATAGGAGAAGTAGCTATAGGAACTGTATGTTCTTTCTCGTGTTCTGAGGGTTACAGACTCCTGGGGCCATCTTCGTCGACTTGTGGAGAAAACAGCAATGCCGGAACATGGAATAAAGAAGCACCAACTTGTAAAC GATTATCATGCTCTCCAACGCCCGAAGCCCCTTCTAATGGAAATGTATCATGCAGTGATGGTGATTTTATCAACAGCATATGCTCATTTACTTGCAGTACGGGCTTTACAATAATTGGACCAACTTCAACGACATGTCAAACTAACGATTCAAGTGAGGTAGATTGGAACAAACCTGCACCTGTCTGTCAGC CAATTATGTGCCAGCCACCTCAAAATGCACCCACTGACGGCTCTGTGTCTTGTACGAACGAAAACCATCTCGACAGCGTGTGTACGTTCACATGCAGTCAATCGTATGCCATAATTGGTGCTGCTGTTACTTCATGTATGAATGATGGTAATGGGGATGCAATGGGAGAATGGTCTGTTCTGCCACCAATATGTGAAC GCAAACGCTGTCCTACACCCCCATCAGCACCATTGAATGGATTCATATCCTGCACACCAGAACTATATGTTGGTTCGTCGTGTGAATTTGAATGCGATCAATATCACAGACCAGTTGGTCCGTTGTACATTACATGCGTCGATCAGGAGAATGCTGCTCCGGCATTTGACAATACAGCTCCAGTTTGTGAAA GGATTGAGTGCAATGCAATTTCGTCTCTAAAGAACGGTCATATCAACTGCACAGATGATAACTTTGTAAACTCTGTATGTACCTTCCAATGTGATTCTTCCAATGGTTACTTCTTATTCCCAGCCAACGAAACGACGTCAACGTGCTTGAACGATACAACATGGAATAAACCAACACCATGCTGTGCTC GTAGTTGCCCACCATACGCATCAATGGACTTTGTCATGGTTGTCGATTCTTCTTCTTCAATCGGGAGAAAGAATTGGAGGATTATGAAGGAGTTTGGAAGAAACGTTTTGAA TACATTTGTTTTAGCTGAAGACGCAGCAAGAATGGCTGTGTTTCGATACAACAGAAAGGTTGACAATGTAACACAGGTCTTACTTAATGATCACATTGGTGACAAGGATGCGTTTTTGGCAGCCTACGACAGAATCAACTACAATGGTAGAG GTACATGGACTGGCCACGCCTTACAACATGCAAAGGACGTTATGTTAGCTGCTGAAAATGGAAACCGAGCTGATATTAAAGATGTTGTGTTGACAATTACTGATGGCCGTGCACAAGATAACGTTGTTGAtatttctaaacaattaagagATATGGGAGTCctg ACATACGCAGTGGGCATCGTGCCGGGGAACAAAAAAGCGATCGATCGCAACCAACTAATGGCAATAGCTGGGTCAGAAGAAAACCTGTTTATGGTTGAATCTGGGTTTCAAGGTCTGGATGAACAATTTGCATCCAAGTTAGCAAGGTCTATTTGCACCAACCGTTGTGGAAGTACCTTGCAATAA